Proteins from a genomic interval of Ictalurus furcatus strain D&B chromosome 2, Billie_1.0, whole genome shotgun sequence:
- the LOC128600245 gene encoding protein SCO1 homolog, mitochondrial — MATMVLQGLRCSMTTPLILHKFYSSRSSCYRTCTQLLNRGTCTPLNVSFTCRSPVFPSVRTLSSVPPPPSARGNKSTEKKTGPVTWKSLAVTFALGGTLLLGMKYFKKEKEEQFERERTRSLGKPALGGPFSLIDHNSKPSKSEDYLGQWVLIYFGFTHCPDICPDELEKMIEVVDEIDRIKTLPNVTPILITIDPERDTPEALAAYVKEFSPKLIGMTGTTEQIAQVSRAYRVYYSQGPKDEDSDYIVDHTIIMYLVGPDGKFVDYYGQNKKSAEISSSIASHMRKQRQSK; from the exons ATGGCTACAATGGTTTTACAGGGACTCAGGTGTTCAATGACCACGCCATTAATTCTCCATAAGTTTTATTCCAGCCGCAGCTCCTGCTATAGAACATGTACACAGCTGTTAAACAGGGGAACATGCACTCCG CTGAATGTATCCTTCACATGCAGAAGTCCTGTATTTCCCAGTGTGAGGACTCTGTCTTCTGTCCCTCCACCACCTTCAGCCAGAGGCAACAAATCTACCGAGAAAAAGACTGGT CCAGTCACATGGAAATCTCTCGCTGTCACATTTGCCTTGGGTGGGACTCTTCTTCTGGGCatgaaatactttaaaaaagagaaagaggaac agtttgagagagagagaacaaggtcTTTAGGGAAACCAGCCCTTGGAGGCCCATTCTCTCTTATCGATCACAACAGTAAACCTTCAAAAAGTGAAGATTACCTGGGCCAGTGGGTGCTGATCTATTTTGGATTCACACACTGTCCAGATATCTGTCCTGATGAACTGGAGAAAATGATCGAGGTCGTGGATGAAATTG ACAGGATAAAGACACTCCCCAATGTAACACCAATTCTGATCACAATCGATCCAGAAAGAGACACACCTGAGGCCTTGGCAGCGTATGTCAAAG AGTTCTCCCCAAAGCTGATTGGCATGACCGGAACAACAGAACAAATTGCACAGGTGTCCAGAGCTTACAGAGTGTACTACAGTCAGGGTCCAAAAGATGAAGACAGTGACTACATT GTCGATCATACCATCATTATGTACCTGGTGGGTCCTGATGGAAAGTTTGTAGACTACTATGGCCAGAACAAGAAATCAGCCGAGATCTCCTCCTCCATTGCATCACACATGAGGAAGCAAAGACAATCCAAGTAG